A stretch of the Salmo salar chromosome ssa20, Ssal_v3.1, whole genome shotgun sequence genome encodes the following:
- the LOC106581123 gene encoding SH3 domain-binding glutamic acid-rich-like protein isoform X42, with protein sequence MVIKVFLASSSGSTAIKKKQQDVLGFLEALKVDYAPLDIACNEDNRMWMRENVPVEKKPTNGIPLPPQIFNEESYCGDYETFFDAKEDNAVYAFLGLPPPPGSKKAPVKQEEAQEEVEDDEAKGEDDQPVSEQEEEDE encoded by the exons ATGGTTATAAAAGTATTTCTAGCTTCTTCATCAGGATCGACAGCG ATCAAAAAGAAGCAACAGGATGTGCTTGGGTTCCTGGAGGCCCTGAAAGTGGACTACGCTCCATTGGACATTGCCTGCAATGAGGACAACCGCATGTGGATGAGGGAAAATGTCCCTGTGGAGAAAAAGCCCACCAACGGGatccctctaccccctcagatCTTCAATGAAGAGAGCTACTGTGGG GACTACGAGACATTCTTTGATGCTAAAGAAGACAATGCAGTGTATGCCTTCCTGGGTCTGCCACCTCCTCCAGGATCCAAG AAGGCCCCCGTGAAGCAGGAAGAAGCCCAG GAAGAAGTAGAGGATGATGAGGCTAAG GGAGAAGACGATCAGCCGGTTTCTGAG CAGGAAGAAGAGGACGAGTAG